Below is a genomic region from Paludicola sp. MB14-C6.
TGTTTATGCTAATCATGTTATCATGAAAACAAAAAGTTGTCAAGAGGATTTTTGAAAAAATGCAAGAAAATGTTCTGTGCACTTCAAATTATGAGCATTTTTTAACTTTATTCAGTGTATTTTATAAAAAAATGAATTATAATAAAAATTTTATTTCAAATAGTATTGACTAATATACCAATATAAGTTATACTATAACCAGTGAACAAAGGCGTTCATCAGATAATGTAATAAACAGTTAAAAAAAACCGTGTTTATAATTCGGTTTTTAAGTTGTCTATTCAACATTATGTGATGAGCGCCTTTTTCTTTAAAGTAAAGCTCGATGGATTAATTGACTTTAATACATTGGGGGTGATTAGGAGGTTTATATGTTGAAAGAAGGTCAAGTAAGAATACCTTCAGGATGTGCAATATCAGGTATTTTTAATAAATCAGGTGCTCGAATGAGTGGAGAAGATATTATAAAATCGATTGCTGTTATGCACGACCGCTCAAACGGTTTAGGTGGTGGTTTTGCTGCATACGGTATTTATCCTGAATATAAAGACTACTATGCGCTTCATATATTCTATGATAATACAGCGTCAAAAAAAGAATGTGAGGATTTTTTGGAAAGACATTTTGATATTATCAATCTTTCCAAAATACCAACAAGAAAAATAAAAGAAATAACGGATGAACCACTCATTTGGAGATACTTTGTTTCGCCACTTCCAACAAAACTTTCAGACAGTCAGATTGATGAACGGGAGTACTTAGCAAAATGTGTTTTTCGTGTGAACACTCGCATAGATGGAGCTTATGTTTTTTCAAGTGGAAAAAATATGGGCGTATTTAAGGCAGTAGGTTTTCCGGAAGATGTCGGACGGTTCTATCGTTTAGAGGAATATGAAGGTTATTGCTTTACAGCACATGGACGTTATCCAACAAACACACCCGGTTGGTGGGGCGGTGCACATCCTTTTGCATTGCTTGATTATTCGGTAGTACATAACGGCGAAATTTCGTCTTATGATGCCAATAGACGTGCTATTGAGATGTATGGATATAAGTGCACATTGCAAACAGATACTGAGGTAATCACTTATATTATTGATTATCTGCATCGTAAAAAAGGGCTTACTTGGGATGAAATTGCATCAGTAATTGCCGCCCCGTTTTGGCAATCTATTGAACAAATGACGTCAGAAAAAAAAGAATACTATGAATATCTGCGCAATGTATTCTCAGCACAGCTAATTACCGGACCATTTTCAATTCTTGTAGGATTTGATGGCGGTTTAATGGCGCTTAACGATAGACTAAAGTTGCGTAGTATGGTTGTTGGTGAAAAAGGCGATACAGTTTATATTGCAAGCGAGGAGTCTGCAATTAGAATAATAGAGCCTAATTTAGATAATGTGTGGTCACCACAAGGTGGTGAGCCTGTCATTGTTAGTCTTTCTGGATTGGAGGTAAAATAGAATGGCTATTAACTTTTTATACCCTGAATATGAGGTTGTTCGTAATTATGATCGTTGCATAGCTTGCCGTGTTTGTGAACGTCAATGTGCAAATGAAGTCCACACATATTTAGAGGATAGTGGCAAGCTTGTATGTGATGATGCAAAATGTGTAAACTGCCACCGCTGTGTTTCTCTTTGCCCTACAAGAGCGTTAAAGATTGTAAAGAGCGATAATACTTATAAAGAGAATGCTAACTGGAATGGCAAAACAATTAACGAGCTTTACAGACAAGCAAATAGTGGCGGAGTATTGCTTTCTTCTATGGGTAATCCTGAAAATTATCCGATTTATTTTGATAAAATATTGCTTAACGCATCCCAAGTTACAAATCCATCTATCGATCCACTACGTGAACCAATGGAAACAAAAGTATTTCTAGGAGCAAAGCCACAAAATATAGAACGTGACGAAAATGGTAAAATCAAATCGCTTTTACCTCCACATCTAAAACTATCAATGCCAATTATGTTTAGTGCTATGAGTTATGGCTCAATCAGCTATAACGCTCACGAAAGCTTAGCTCGTGCGGCAGAAGAATTGGGTATTTTTTATAACACAGGAGAAGGCGGACTACATGAAGATTTTTACCAATACGGTAAAAATACAATTGTACAGGTAGCTTCGGGTAGATTTGGAGTGCATAAAGATTATCTTGAGAGTGGTGCGGCAATAGAAATTAAAATAGGGCAAGGCGCAAAACCCGGTATTGGAGGCCATCTTCCGGGAACGAAAATTGTTGGTGATGTGTCTAGAACAAGAATGATACCAGAGGGCTCAGACGCAATTTCTCCTGCTCCTCATCACGATATTTATTCTATTGAGGATTTAAGGCAGCTTGTATATTCACTAAAAGAAGCGACAGATTATAAAAAGCCTGTAATTGTAAAAATCGCAGCAGTTCATAATATAACTGCAATTGCAAGCGGAATTGCAAGAAGTGGTGCAGATATAATAGCAATTGATGGCTTTAGAGGTGGTACAGGTGCGGCACCAACAAGAATAAGAGATAATGTAGGTATTCCGATTGAGCTTGCTCTTGCAAGTGTTGATAAACGGCTACGTGATGAGGGTATTCGTGATAATGTAGGCCTTGTTGTTGGCGGCAGTATCCGTTCAAGCGCTGATATTGTAAAAGCAATTGCACTTGGAGCAGATGCAGTTTACATTGGAACGGCGGCACTTCTTGCTCTTGGTTGTCATTTGTGTAGAAGTTGTCATGGCGGTAAATGCAATTGGGGTATAGCAACACAAGTACCTGAACTTACAAAACGATTAAATCCCGATATTGGCTATAAAAGGCTTGTTAATCTATTAACTGCTTGGGAACATGAGATAAAAGAGATGATGGGCGGTATGGGTATCAACTCAATTGAAAGCTTAAAAGGTAACCGCCTCATGCTTAGAGGCTTAGGACTTAATGAAAAAGAACTAGAAGTTTTAGGAATAAAATATGCAGGTGAATAGACGAATCAAGTACATTTCAATTGTATCAAATAGAGAGGATTATTTCATATATGAAAAAAGTATATGTAAACGAAAAATGGTGTCTTGGATGCCATCTTTGTGAATATTATTGTGCTTTTGCAGGAAGCAATGAAAAAGATATGGCAAGAGCTTTAAAAGACATCAAAATAAACCCAAATATAAATATAGAGGAACATAACGGAATCAGTTTTGCTGTTTCGTGCCGTCATTGTAATGATCCCCTTTGCGTTAAGGGATGTATAACAGGTGCTTTAACGGTAAATGAAGGAGTAATTACTATCAATAAAAATAAGTGTATTAATTGCTATACTTGTATACTGAGTTGTCCATATGGAGCAGTTTCAGCGTCTGATAATGGTGTTGTTCAAAAGTGCGAGTTGTGTATAGAGTCAAGTACAGGAACGCCAAGATGCGTTGAGGGCTGCCCAAATGGAGCAATTGTATTTGAGGAGAGAGGGTGAGAAACGTGAATCAAAATGCAAATAGTAATATGAGCATAAACTCAAATGAAGTAGCTGCTACACCAGATAGTTTGCCG
It encodes:
- a CDS encoding class II glutamine amidotransferase; the protein is MLKEGQVRIPSGCAISGIFNKSGARMSGEDIIKSIAVMHDRSNGLGGGFAAYGIYPEYKDYYALHIFYDNTASKKECEDFLERHFDIINLSKIPTRKIKEITDEPLIWRYFVSPLPTKLSDSQIDEREYLAKCVFRVNTRIDGAYVFSSGKNMGVFKAVGFPEDVGRFYRLEEYEGYCFTAHGRYPTNTPGWWGGAHPFALLDYSVVHNGEISSYDANRRAIEMYGYKCTLQTDTEVITYIIDYLHRKKGLTWDEIASVIAAPFWQSIEQMTSEKKEYYEYLRNVFSAQLITGPFSILVGFDGGLMALNDRLKLRSMVVGEKGDTVYIASEESAIRIIEPNLDNVWSPQGGEPVIVSLSGLEVK
- a CDS encoding glutamate synthase-related protein, producing the protein MAINFLYPEYEVVRNYDRCIACRVCERQCANEVHTYLEDSGKLVCDDAKCVNCHRCVSLCPTRALKIVKSDNTYKENANWNGKTINELYRQANSGGVLLSSMGNPENYPIYFDKILLNASQVTNPSIDPLREPMETKVFLGAKPQNIERDENGKIKSLLPPHLKLSMPIMFSAMSYGSISYNAHESLARAAEELGIFYNTGEGGLHEDFYQYGKNTIVQVASGRFGVHKDYLESGAAIEIKIGQGAKPGIGGHLPGTKIVGDVSRTRMIPEGSDAISPAPHHDIYSIEDLRQLVYSLKEATDYKKPVIVKIAAVHNITAIASGIARSGADIIAIDGFRGGTGAAPTRIRDNVGIPIELALASVDKRLRDEGIRDNVGLVVGGSIRSSADIVKAIALGADAVYIGTAALLALGCHLCRSCHGGKCNWGIATQVPELTKRLNPDIGYKRLVNLLTAWEHEIKEMMGGMGINSIESLKGNRLMLRGLGLNEKELEVLGIKYAGE
- a CDS encoding 4Fe-4S dicluster domain-containing protein; the protein is MKKVYVNEKWCLGCHLCEYYCAFAGSNEKDMARALKDIKINPNINIEEHNGISFAVSCRHCNDPLCVKGCITGALTVNEGVITINKNKCINCYTCILSCPYGAVSASDNGVVQKCELCIESSTGTPRCVEGCPNGAIVFEERG